One genomic window of Arthrobacter sp. KBS0703 includes the following:
- a CDS encoding TadE/TadG family type IV pilus assembly protein: MRRLTDSHESERGAISVIVAILLVALLGFAAIAIDVARLYSERAQLQNGSDAAAFMMAQKCAKDLNDAECSTTSPLAADLANKNAVDGLSNVKSITLDKTNRKITVTAGAKEVGGGPNAVSTFFARIMGIQSAEVVAESRVEWGTPSKGIVAMPLAIAVCKLNLAAGATSASEQLIEMGSGCGTIPGGFGWINDASDAKCSVNISAGQSNDPGIWFTSDTGASAPGVCAASDLAAMNDQTVLIPLYDIATGNGSSGKYYVKGFAAFHVTGYHFATDSWTSGGGSLPNKSIRGYFLKFVSLSQALELGNSPDYGTAVVRLTIGAP; the protein is encoded by the coding sequence GTGCGGCGGCTAACGGATTCACATGAGAGCGAACGCGGCGCCATCAGCGTAATCGTCGCCATCCTCTTGGTGGCGTTACTCGGTTTTGCGGCCATCGCTATCGACGTTGCTCGCCTGTACTCGGAACGTGCCCAGCTTCAAAACGGTTCTGACGCCGCGGCCTTCATGATGGCTCAGAAGTGCGCAAAGGATCTCAATGACGCTGAATGCTCAACGACTTCGCCACTGGCCGCCGATCTGGCCAACAAGAACGCCGTGGACGGACTCAGCAACGTCAAGTCGATTACCCTGGACAAAACAAACCGCAAGATCACGGTCACTGCCGGAGCAAAGGAAGTCGGAGGCGGTCCGAATGCTGTTTCGACGTTTTTTGCCCGGATCATGGGTATTCAGAGCGCTGAGGTTGTGGCCGAGTCACGGGTCGAATGGGGCACACCTTCCAAGGGGATAGTTGCAATGCCGCTGGCCATTGCCGTATGCAAGCTGAATCTGGCTGCAGGCGCAACCTCAGCCAGTGAACAGCTGATAGAGATGGGGTCCGGTTGTGGCACTATCCCGGGTGGATTTGGCTGGATCAATGATGCTTCGGATGCGAAATGTAGTGTCAACATTTCGGCCGGACAGTCCAATGACCCTGGAATCTGGTTCACCAGCGATACGGGCGCGAGTGCGCCTGGCGTTTGTGCCGCATCCGACCTCGCGGCGATGAACGATCAGACGGTCCTGATCCCCCTGTACGACATTGCCACCGGCAACGGCTCCAGTGGGAAGTACTACGTAAAGGGCTTCGCGGCTTTTCACGTTACCGGCTACCACTTTGCCACCGACAGCTGGACTTCGGGGGGCGGGAGCCTCCCCAACAAATCCATCCGGGGCTACTTTTTGAAGTTTGTATCCCTCTCTCAAGCCCTCGAACTCGGCAATTCACCGGATTACGGCACGGCCGTGGTCCGTCTTACCATTGGAGCACCCTAA